A segment of the Methanomassiliicoccaceae archaeon DOK genome:
GCCGCCGCTACGCCTCGAAGCTCTCGGTCACCACCGACCACGAGCTCAGCATCCTAAGGATCCTGAAGGACAGCAGGCTCGAGATGAGAACCAAGACATGCATCGTGACGGCCAAGAACGACTGGTCCGTCCTCCACAAGATGGACAACCTGTTCAAGGACCTCTGGAACGAGAACAGCATCATGCAGTGCGTACAGTCCGCGTCCGCGGTGACCATCATCGCAGACACGCTCCTGAAGGAGAGGATCATCGACACCGTCGGCAGGTTCAACCTCATCAAGGTCAGGGAGAACCTGGTGGAGATCGCCGTCAAGTCCCCGGAGAAGATCGTGGACACGAGCGGAGTCATCGCATACCTGATCACCAACCTGTCCGACGCCGGCATCAACATCGAGGAGACCGTCAGCTGCCACACGGACACCATCTTCATCGTCGGGGAGTCCGACATGATCAACGCGTACTCTGTGCTGACCAAGTGCATCCAGTCGGCCGAGGAGACCATCAGGGGCGAGTGAGTCCCGTCAAACCACATTCACGTGCTCTGCCTCCGGCATTATGCCGGGGGTTGGGCATCATGTAAGAAATAACGTGTGTGCAGAGGAGGATACCTCCCCAGATACACACAACGATTCAATATCATCCTCGAAGTAGTTGTTTTTCCGATGTTTTTCCATCTGGGTTCGGCACATCAGGCGGTTCCAGTTTACGGAGGTAGCCATTTTTACAATCTCTCTGCCGATTCTGGAAGACATCTCAAAACGACGTGTCAATCTCATGAGGAAAGAGGGGTGGTCGCCCACCCCTAAGGAGTTTTCAGAGTATCTTGGACAGGAAGTCCTTGAGGCGCTCGTTCTGCGGGTTGCCGAAGAACTCGTCGGGGGTGTTCTCCTCCGCGATGACCCCTTCGTTGAAGAAGAGGACCCTGTCGGAGATCTCCCTGGCGAATCCCATCTCGTGGGTGACCACGAGCATGGTCATCCCGGAGTCGGCCAGGTCCTTGATGATCTTCAGGACCTCGCCGACCATCTCCGGGTCCAGAGCGGACGTGGGCTCGTCGAAGAGCATCACGTCGGGGTTCATTTCAAGCGCCCTGGCGATCGCCACACGCTGCTGCTGTCCTCCGGAGAGCCTCGACGGGTACTGGTCCGCCTTGTCCTGGAGGCCGATCCTGGCCAGGAGCTCGTCGGCCTTGGCAGAGGCTTCCTCCTCTGTCATGATGCCCAGCTTGACCGGGGCCAGCATGATGTTCTCCTTCACCTTCTTGTTGGGGAAGAGGTTGAAGTTCTGGAACACCATGCCGATCCTGCGGCGGAGCAGGTCTATGTCCGTCTTCGGGTCGAGGATCTCTATTCCCTCGAAGACGATGCTGCCCGCGGTCGGCCTCTCCAGCAGGTTTATGGATCTCAGGAAGGTGGACTTCCCGCATCCGGACGGTCCGATGATGGAGATGACCTCCCCCTTGTGGACGTCCAGGCTAATGTCCTTCAGGACCTCGTGGTCCCCGAAGGACTTCCCGAGGTTCCTGATCTCAATCAGTACTTCGCTGTCAGTAGGCACGGTTTAGCCTCCTCTCTAGTCTTCTGATAAGATACGTCAGCACGAGGACTATCGACAGGTAGATCGCTGCGGCCACTATGATGGGCAGGAGCGCGTCGTACGTCTGTCCCCTGATGATGTCCGCTCCCCTGGTCAGATCCATGATTCCGATGTAACCGGCCACGGAGGTCTCCTTCAGCAGGGAGATTCCCTCGTTACCGATGGCGGGTAGGATGTTCCTGATGGCCTGCGGCAGGATGACGTTGGTCATGGCCATCCTGTTGCTCATACCGAGGCTTCTGCATGCCTCCATCTGTCCCTTCGGGACCGCTGTTATTCCTGAACGGACGACCTCAGCCACATACGCGCCTGAGTTCAGTCCGAACGCCACCGATGCTATCAGCACACCGTTGTCCGACGATGCGAACACCACGTAGTAGATCAGCAGCAGCTGGACCATCACAGGCGTTCCGCGTATCACGGTGATGTACACGTGGCATATCGCGTTCAGTATCCGCAGTTTGCCCGTCATGTCGTGGGTGCTGCGCACCATCGCCACCACGGAACCGAGGATCAGACCGATGATGAGGGCCACGACGGTGATGATGATGGTGTTCTTCAGACCCTCGAAGATATACAGGTAACGGTCGTTCTTCAGGAAGTCCGTGTGGAACCTGTCCTTGAGGTCCGCCCACCAGCCGGTCTCCTCGGACTCATCGTCGTCCTCGGCCTGCTGGTTGCTGTAGTAGGAGGGGACCTCCTTGTACTCGGCGTCGGCGTAGTACTGAAGGATCTTGTCCACGGTGCCGTTTGCGATGAGCTTGTCCAGGGAGTCGTTGACGAGGTTGTAGAT
Coding sequences within it:
- a CDS encoding ATP-binding cassette domain-containing protein encodes the protein MIEIRNLGKSFGDHEVLKDISLDVHKGEVISIIGPSGCGKSTFLRSINLLERPTAGSIVFEGIEILDPKTDIDLLRRRIGMVFQNFNLFPNKKVKENIMLAPVKLGIMTEEEASAKADELLARIGLQDKADQYPSRLSGGQQQRVAIARALEMNPDVMLFDEPTSALDPEMVGEVLKIIKDLADSGMTMLVVTHEMGFAREISDRVLFFNEGVIAEENTPDEFFGNPQNERLKDFLSKIL